In one Buchnera aphidicola (Uroleucon sonchi) genomic region, the following are encoded:
- a CDS encoding HPr family phosphocarrier protein, with protein sequence MVKNQIKITAPHGLHTRPAAQFVKEAKKFISEISILYNGKSVNAKSLFKIQTLGLIQGSLITLLAEGEDEQKAIEHLSVIMTELE encoded by the coding sequence ATGGTTAAAAATCAAATTAAAATTACTGCACCACACGGATTGCATACTCGTCCAGCTGCACAATTTGTAAAAGAAGCAAAAAAATTTATTTCTGAAATTTCTATTCTTTATAATGGAAAATCAGTAAATGCGAAAAGTTTGTTTAAAATTCAAACATTAGGTTTAATACAAGGTAGCTTAATTACGCTACTTGCTGAAGGTGAAGATGAACAAAAAGCTATTGAACATTTATCTGTAATTATGACAGAATTAGAATAA
- the rpsU gene encoding 30S ribosomal protein S21 translates to MPIIKVRENEPFDVALRRFKRSCEKAGILSEIRRREFYEKPTTERKRAKASAIKRLAKKLTRENARRIRMY, encoded by the coding sequence ATGCCAATAATAAAAGTCCGAGAAAATGAACCATTTGATGTAGCACTTCGTCGATTTAAACGATCTTGTGAAAAAGCTGGAATATTATCTGAAATTCGTCGTAGAGAATTTTATGAAAAACCAACCACGGAACGTAAACGTGCTAAAGCTTCAGCTATTAAAAGACTTGCAAAAAAACTTACAAGAGAAAACGCAAGACGTATTCGTATGTATTAA
- a CDS encoding tRNA CCA-pyrophosphorylase, with amino-acid sequence MKIYLVGGAVRDSLLNLPVKDKDWVIVGGTEKILLEKKFRQVGKDFPVFLHPETNEEYALARKERKSGKGYTGFDTDYNSNITLEEDLVRRDLTMNAIAQDQYGNYIDPFHGKKDIKYRIIRHVSESFVEDPLRILRTARFAAALVHLGFTIAKETMILMQVIVKKKELLYLTANRIWNETEKAFKTSNPHVYFQVLHQCHALYFFFPNINLIYRKNCFFNNYFFKKTYNLNEVLMRLAKISIQYKDIDIRVSYLFQFISVYNNIYKNFSNIFFDKSSADIVLNICKRFYIPSYIKEIAVLNTGFYCFLNNIYYQTSENIIKLFLKLDAWRKPKRIEKIANLINFHFLNNLEKKYFDVLPGIFLQKCFSIVKNISVQSILKNNLQGIEIKQELMRLRIQTLELWRYKTNKFYFLYNKIIF; translated from the coding sequence ATGAAAATATATTTAGTAGGAGGAGCAGTTCGTGATTCATTACTAAATTTACCTGTGAAAGATAAAGATTGGGTAATAGTTGGTGGAACAGAAAAAATATTATTAGAAAAAAAATTTCGACAAGTTGGAAAAGATTTTCCAGTTTTTTTACATCCAGAAACAAATGAAGAATATGCATTAGCAAGAAAAGAGAGAAAATCTGGAAAAGGATATACTGGTTTTGATACTGATTATAATTCTAACATTACTTTAGAAGAAGATTTAGTGAGACGTGATTTAACAATGAATGCTATTGCTCAAGATCAATATGGTAATTATATTGATCCTTTTCACGGGAAAAAAGATATCAAATATCGTATTATACGTCATGTATCAGAATCCTTTGTCGAAGATCCTTTACGAATTTTACGTACAGCTAGATTTGCTGCAGCATTAGTGCATTTAGGATTTACTATTGCAAAAGAAACTATGATATTAATGCAAGTTATAGTTAAAAAAAAAGAATTATTGTATTTGACAGCAAATAGAATATGGAATGAAACAGAAAAAGCTTTTAAAACATCTAATCCACATGTATATTTTCAAGTATTACATCAATGTCATGCATTATATTTTTTTTTTCCAAATATCAATCTTATATATAGAAAAAATTGTTTTTTTAATAATTATTTTTTTAAAAAAACATATAATCTGAATGAAGTATTGATGAGATTAGCTAAAATATCAATTCAATATAAAGATATTGATATTCGTGTTTCTTATTTATTTCAGTTTATATCAGTTTATAATAATATATATAAAAATTTTTCAAATATATTTTTTGATAAATCTTCAGCTGATATTGTATTAAATATATGTAAACGTTTTTATATTCCGTCTTATATTAAAGAGATAGCAGTTTTAAACACAGGTTTTTATTGTTTTTTAAATAATATTTATTATCAAACATCTGAAAATATTATAAAGTTATTTTTAAAATTAGATGCATGGAGAAAACCTAAGAGAATTGAAAAAATTGCAAATTTAATTAATTTTCATTTTTTAAATAATTTAGAAAAAAAGTACTTTGATGTTCTACCAGGTATTTTTTTACAAAAATGTTTTTCTATTGTTAAAAATATTTCTGTTCAATCTATCTTAAAAAATAATCTTCAAGGAATAGAAATTAAACAAGAATTAATGCGTTTAAGAATTCAAACATTAGAGTTATGGAGATATAAAACAAACAAATTTTATTTTCTTTATAATAAAATTATTTTTTAA
- the ribB gene encoding 3,4-dihydroxy-2-butanone-4-phosphate synthase: MSRMLPSKFGTPIERIQKSISALQSGQGIIILDDESRENEGDLVFSPENMTVEQMALTIRYGSGIVCLCITESKRKQLNLPMMVKKNTSAYRTGFTVTIEAAKGISTGVSAQDRWTTIKTATADNTKPNDLNRPGHVFPLRADQGGILSRAGHTEAAIEIVSLAGFQPSGVICELTNKNGTMARTPDIIQFSEYKKMQILTIKDLIFYLTKIDH; this comes from the coding sequence ATGAGTCGAATGCTCCCATCTAAATTTGGAACGCCTATAGAGAGAATTCAAAAATCAATATCAGCTTTGCAATCTGGTCAAGGAATTATTATATTAGACGATGAATCTCGTGAAAATGAAGGAGATTTAGTGTTTTCTCCCGAAAATATGACAGTAGAACAAATGGCTCTCACAATTCGATACGGTAGTGGTATTGTATGTTTGTGTATTACTGAATCTAAACGTAAACAATTGAATTTACCTATGATGGTAAAAAAAAATACTAGTGCATATCGCACAGGTTTTACAGTAACAATAGAAGCTGCAAAAGGAATTTCTACTGGTGTATCAGCTCAAGATAGATGGACTACTATTAAAACTGCAACTGCGGACAATACTAAGCCTAATGATTTGAATAGACCAGGTCATGTTTTTCCGCTAAGAGCTGATCAGGGAGGAATTTTATCAAGAGCAGGGCATACAGAAGCTGCTATAGAAATCGTATCTTTAGCAGGTTTTCAACCTTCAGGAGTTATTTGTGAATTAACAAACAAAAATGGTACTATGGCACGCACTCCTGATATCATTCAATTTTCAGAATATAAAAAAATGCAAATATTAACTATAAAAGACTTAATTTTTTATCTTACAAAGATAGATCATTAA
- the ptsI gene encoding phosphoenolpyruvate-protein phosphotransferase PtsI, translating to MISGILASPGIAFGRALLLNEEKIVINRNLINTNHIKQEIEKFFEGRKKSIQQLTEIKIKTRKKLGAQKESIFEGHIMLLEDEELEKEIIYLIQEKNMSAAAATEIIVENQAQALEKLKDEYLKNRSIDVRDIGKRLLRNILNLDIIDLNAINKKVILIAKDLTPSETAQINLKYILGFITDLGGTTSHTSIMARSLEIPAIVGTGNITKLVKNNDNIILDSINNKIFINPSNELINQNKTIQKKYLLKKNKLIILKHLSATTIDGHSIKIGSNIGDIKEINSAKKYGAECIGLYRTEFLFMGRNSLPTENEQFIAYKAIAELMENKTVIIRTLDIGGDKDLPYMNLPKEENPFLGWRAIRISIDRQEILHTQLNAILRASAFGKIHILFPMIISVEEIQFLKLEIKKLQIQLNKNKILFDKNIKIGIMIETPSSAIIAEHLIQEVDFFSIGTNDLTQYTLAVDRGNKLISHLYNPIHPAVLKLIQKVINISHKYGKWTGMCGEFAGDERAAVLLLGMGLDEFSMSSINIPKIKKIIRKTSFYRAQKLAQKALTLSTTKELLNLLETFIDYKKVEKP from the coding sequence ATGATTTCAGGTATTTTGGCATCACCAGGTATAGCTTTTGGAAGAGCTCTTTTATTAAACGAAGAAAAAATTGTTATTAACCGGAATTTAATTAATACTAATCATATTAAACAAGAAATAGAAAAATTTTTTGAAGGTAGAAAAAAATCAATACAACAATTAACAGAAATCAAAATTAAAACTAGAAAAAAATTAGGAGCGCAAAAAGAGAGTATTTTTGAAGGACATATTATGCTATTAGAAGATGAAGAGTTAGAAAAAGAAATCATATATCTAATACAAGAAAAAAATATGTCTGCAGCAGCTGCTACTGAAATAATTGTTGAAAATCAAGCTCAAGCATTAGAAAAACTAAAAGATGAATATTTAAAAAATAGATCAATTGATGTAAGAGATATTGGTAAGCGTTTATTAAGAAACATACTTAATCTTGATATTATTGATTTAAATGCTATTAATAAAAAAGTTATTTTAATTGCAAAAGATTTGACTCCATCTGAAACAGCGCAAATTAATCTTAAATATATTCTAGGATTTATTACTGATTTAGGAGGCACAACATCACATACGTCTATTATGGCAAGATCTTTAGAAATTCCAGCTATTGTAGGAACCGGAAATATTACGAAGTTAGTAAAAAATAATGATAATATTATTTTAGATTCGATTAATAATAAAATTTTTATTAATCCATCTAATGAACTAATTAATCAAAATAAAACGATACAAAAAAAATATTTATTAAAAAAAAATAAATTAATAATTTTAAAACATTTAAGTGCTACCACTATAGATGGTCATAGTATTAAAATTGGCTCAAATATCGGTGATATTAAAGAAATTAATTCTGCTAAAAAATATGGAGCAGAATGCATCGGTTTATATCGTACTGAATTTTTATTTATGGGTCGAAATTCTTTACCTACTGAAAATGAACAATTCATAGCATATAAAGCAATTGCAGAATTAATGGAAAACAAAACTGTTATTATTAGAACCTTAGATATTGGAGGTGATAAAGATCTACCTTATATGAATTTGCCAAAAGAGGAAAATCCTTTTTTAGGATGGCGTGCTATCCGTATTTCTATTGATCGTCAAGAAATATTACATACACAATTAAATGCAATTCTAAGGGCTTCAGCTTTTGGTAAAATACATATTTTATTTCCTATGATAATATCTGTAGAAGAAATTCAATTTTTAAAATTAGAAATTAAAAAATTACAAATTCAATTAAATAAAAATAAAATATTATTTGATAAAAATATTAAAATTGGAATTATGATAGAAACTCCATCTTCGGCTATTATTGCGGAACATTTAATTCAAGAAGTGGATTTTTTTAGTATTGGCACTAATGATCTTACACAATATACTTTAGCTGTTGATCGAGGTAATAAATTAATTTCACATCTTTATAATCCTATACATCCAGCTGTTTTAAAATTAATTCAAAAAGTTATAAATATTTCACATAAATATGGAAAATGGACTGGTATGTGCGGAGAATTCGCAGGAGATGAACGTGCTGCTGTTCTTTTGTTAGGAATGGGATTAGATGAGTTTAGTATGAGCTCAATAAATATTCCAAAAATAAAAAAAATTATTCGTAAAACATCATTTTATCGTGCTCAAAAATTGGCACAAAAAGCACTTACATTATCAACAACAAAAGAATTACTGAATTTATTAGAAACATTTATTGATTATAAAAAGGTAGAAAAACCATGA
- the rfaE1 gene encoding D-glycero-beta-D-manno-heptose-7-phosphate kinase produces MKKKLINFNTSLVLVVGDIILDCYWYSKNNCKMLEKNTPIMPIQTIKEQPGGAANVAKNIAEIGGFCKIIGFIGSDYEGLILKKLLNHTRINYDLISIKDNKTITKIRILSECQQLLRVDLQEQYIINNIDILHQKIFYSLSRYKILILSDYAKGTLINIEKIINFAKKISIPILIDPKGINFEKYSGASLLTPNLYEFEKIVGKCYQENDILNKGIKLLSKLKLSALLVTRSKNGMTLFQKHTKPIHFPASSKKASDVTGAGDTVIAIIATALASGYSLEEACFYANISAGIVIKKVGTETLTINELNTVLKFISK; encoded by the coding sequence ATGAAAAAAAAATTAATTAATTTTAATACTTCACTTGTACTAGTTGTAGGAGATATTATATTAGACTGCTATTGGTATAGCAAAAATAATTGCAAGATGCTTGAAAAAAATACTCCTATTATGCCTATTCAAACAATTAAAGAGCAACCAGGAGGAGCTGCTAATGTAGCTAAAAATATTGCAGAAATTGGAGGTTTTTGTAAAATAATTGGATTTATTGGATCAGATTATGAAGGATTAATATTAAAAAAATTACTTAATCATACTCGAATTAATTACGATTTAATATCTATCAAAGATAATAAAACTATTACAAAAATTAGAATTTTATCAGAATGTCAACAACTTCTGAGAGTAGATTTGCAAGAACAATATATTATTAATAATATAGATATTTTACATCAAAAAATTTTTTATTCATTATCAAGATATAAAATTTTGATATTATCTGATTATGCAAAAGGCACGTTAATTAATATAGAAAAAATAATTAATTTTGCAAAAAAAATATCTATTCCTATACTCATAGATCCTAAAGGTATTAATTTTGAAAAATATTCTGGAGCCAGTCTATTAACACCAAATCTTTATGAATTTGAAAAAATAGTTGGAAAATGCTATCAAGAAAATGATATTTTAAACAAAGGAATAAAATTACTATCGAAACTTAAATTATCAGCATTACTCGTAACGCGATCTAAAAATGGAATGACTTTATTTCAAAAACACACAAAACCAATACATTTTCCAGCTAGCTCTAAAAAAGCTTCTGATGTTACTGGAGCAGGAGACACGGTTATTGCAATTATTGCAACTGCTTTAGCATCAGGATATTCTTTAGAAGAAGCATGTTTTTATGCTAATATTAGCGCAGGTATAGTTATAAAAAAAGTTGGAACTGAAACATTAACGATTAATGAATTAAATACAGTGTTAAAATTTATATCAAAATAA
- the crr gene encoding PTS glucose transporter subunit IIA, with protein sequence MSFFSDFFNSKKSNFSKKIEIFAPLSGEIIKIEDIPDPVFSKKIVGDGIAIKPSGNQILAPVNGTIGKIFDSKHAFSIISEDNVELFVHFGIDTVQLKGEGFQKKAEDNQTVKIGDEIIVFDLDFLKNHAKSILTPVIISNIENFKKIEKSSGTIIAGQTVIISLYN encoded by the coding sequence ATGAGTTTCTTTTCTGATTTTTTTAATAGTAAAAAAAGCAATTTTTCTAAAAAAATAGAAATTTTTGCACCTTTATCAGGTGAAATTATAAAAATAGAAGATATACCAGATCCTGTTTTTTCTAAAAAAATTGTAGGTGATGGAATTGCTATTAAACCATCGGGAAATCAGATCCTTGCACCAGTTAATGGAACTATTGGTAAAATATTTGATAGTAAACATGCTTTTTCAATTATTTCAGAAGATAATGTAGAATTATTTGTTCATTTTGGTATTGATACAGTTCAATTAAAAGGAGAAGGATTTCAAAAAAAAGCTGAAGATAACCAAACGGTAAAAATAGGAGATGAAATTATTGTTTTTGATTTAGATTTTTTAAAAAATCATGCAAAGTCTATTTTGACACCTGTTATAATATCTAATATAGAAAATTTCAAAAAAATAGAAAAATCATCTGGCACCATTATTGCTGGGCAAACAGTTATTATATCTTTATATAATTAA
- the dnaG gene encoding DNA primase translates to MPGKIPKYFINELLSHTNIVNLIDKRLILKKYGKNYKTNCPFHDDKTPSFTVNEDKQFYYCFGCNAHGNAIDFLIQYERLSFIESIEELALMHGVKIPFEKKFQNNLYFKKQKLYLLMNQMCKLYQENMHVTNLAQKYLSDRGISQYMIDFFLIGFASLHWNDFCKKFKITKNFEEELLTNNIITINEKRYKYDRFQGRIIFPIQDHHGRIIGFGGRSLNNIPPKYLNSPETHIFQKRKQIYGLYQVKQKFSKPLYLLVVEGFIDVITLTQHNIDYVVSSLGTATTSEHIQILFKNTNIVIYCYDGDEAGKNAAWQTLKKSLPYISETKILKFILLPNNEDPDTIIRKEGREKFQKRIDNAITMSKFFFKNILKNINLLSSDDKFYLSSRALPLINTISNDTIRIYLRQILARMIGILDDHQFQKFLYEKETKKKYRSHFQIKHTPMRTLIGLLIQNPSLSKIVPSIIQLQNFKLKGLPIFLEILQTCLNYPNINTGQLLELYRNKKIIHILKKLSSWDHMIVQEEIQNMFLDLLTNIYNKILETRQEYLISQDRIKGLTINEKKEIWFINQTLSKK, encoded by the coding sequence ATGCCTGGGAAAATACCTAAATATTTCATCAATGAATTACTATCTCATACTAATATTGTAAATCTAATTGATAAACGTTTAATCTTAAAAAAATACGGTAAAAATTATAAAACTAATTGTCCTTTTCATGACGATAAAACTCCATCATTTACTGTGAATGAAGACAAGCAATTTTATTATTGTTTTGGATGCAATGCACATGGTAATGCGATTGATTTTTTAATACAATATGAACGTTTAAGTTTTATCGAAAGTATTGAAGAACTTGCTTTAATGCATGGTGTAAAAATTCCATTTGAAAAAAAGTTTCAAAATAATTTATATTTTAAAAAACAAAAATTATATTTATTAATGAATCAAATGTGTAAATTATATCAAGAAAATATGCATGTTACTAATTTAGCACAAAAATATTTATCTGATAGAGGCATTAGTCAATACATGATTGATTTTTTTTTAATTGGATTTGCTAGTTTACATTGGAATGATTTTTGTAAAAAATTTAAAATTACTAAAAATTTTGAAGAAGAATTATTGACTAATAATATTATTACAATAAATGAAAAACGCTATAAATATGATAGATTTCAAGGACGTATTATATTTCCTATACAAGATCATCATGGTAGAATTATAGGTTTTGGAGGACGTTCACTAAATAATATTCCACCAAAATACCTTAATTCTCCTGAAACTCATATTTTCCAAAAACGAAAACAAATTTATGGATTGTATCAAGTTAAACAAAAATTCTCTAAACCTTTATATTTATTAGTAGTAGAAGGATTTATTGATGTTATTACATTAACACAACATAATATAGATTATGTTGTTTCTTCTTTAGGTACTGCTACAACTAGTGAGCATATTCAAATTTTATTTAAAAATACTAATATAGTTATATATTGTTATGATGGAGATGAAGCTGGGAAAAATGCAGCCTGGCAAACTTTAAAAAAATCATTACCATATATATCAGAAACAAAAATATTAAAATTTATTTTATTACCAAATAATGAAGATCCTGATACTATTATTAGAAAAGAAGGTCGAGAAAAATTTCAAAAACGTATTGATAATGCAATAACTATGTCAAAATTTTTTTTTAAAAATATATTAAAAAATATTAATTTATTGTCTAGTGATGATAAATTTTATTTAAGTTCACGTGCTTTACCATTAATTAACACTATCTCTAATGATACAATACGTATTTATTTACGCCAAATATTAGCAAGAATGATAGGAATTTTAGATGATCATCAATTTCAAAAATTTTTATATGAAAAAGAAACAAAAAAAAAATATAGATCACATTTTCAAATAAAACATACCCCAATGCGTACTTTAATAGGATTGCTTATACAAAACCCAAGTTTATCAAAAATAGTTCCTTCAATAATACAATTGCAAAATTTTAAATTAAAAGGACTTCCTATTTTTTTAGAAATATTACAAACATGTCTTAACTATCCTAATATAAATACAGGTCAATTATTAGAATTATATAGAAATAAAAAAATAATTCATATCTTAAAAAAATTATCTTCATGGGATCATATGATTGTTCAAGAAGAAATTCAAAATATGTTTTTAGATTTGTTAACAAATA
- the cysK gene encoding cysteine synthase A, which produces MNKIYNDNSLTIGNTPLVRLRTMGQGNILVKIESRNPSFSVKCRIGANMIWTAEKNGNLNKNIELIEATSGNTGIALAYVSAARNYQLTLVMPDSMSIERRKLLKALGAKLILTDGRYGMKKAVSRAHEIASSNKKKYFLLKQFDNPANPQIHEQTTGPEIWFDTEGKIDILISGVGTGGTITGITRYIKLTKKKKDFISIAVEPTESPVITQFLNGQEIQPGLHKIQGIGAGFIPKNLDLKLIDQVITVSSEESMIIAQKLMKNEGILAGISSGAAVCAAIKIQQKKIFSNKQIVVILPSSGERYLSTELFTN; this is translated from the coding sequence ATGAATAAAATATATAATGATAATTCTTTAACCATTGGAAATACTCCGTTAGTACGTTTAAGAACAATGGGTCAAGGAAATATTTTAGTCAAAATAGAATCAAGAAATCCTAGTTTTAGTGTGAAATGTAGAATTGGTGCTAACATGATATGGACTGCAGAAAAAAATGGAAATTTAAATAAAAATATAGAATTAATAGAAGCAACAAGTGGTAATACAGGAATTGCATTAGCTTATGTCTCTGCTGCTAGAAATTATCAATTAACGCTTGTTATGCCAGATTCTATGTCTATTGAACGAAGAAAATTATTAAAAGCATTAGGAGCAAAATTAATACTCACTGATGGAAGATATGGAATGAAAAAAGCTGTTTCTCGCGCTCATGAGATAGCTTCATCTAATAAAAAAAAATATTTTTTACTAAAACAATTTGATAATCCGGCTAATCCTCAAATTCATGAACAAACTACTGGTCCAGAGATTTGGTTTGATACTGAAGGAAAAATAGATATTTTGATTTCTGGTGTTGGAACAGGAGGTACTATTACAGGCATTACAAGATATATAAAACTGACTAAAAAAAAGAAAGATTTTATTAGCATCGCTGTTGAACCGACCGAATCACCTGTAATTACACAATTTTTAAATGGTCAAGAAATACAGCCTGGTTTACATAAAATTCAAGGTATCGGCGCTGGATTTATACCTAAAAATTTAGATTTAAAATTAATTGATCAAGTCATTACTGTTTCTAGTGAAGAATCAATGATAATTGCTCAAAAATTAATGAAAAATGAAGGAATATTAGCTGGTATTTCTTCTGGTGCTGCTGTATGTGCAGCTATAAAAATACAACAAAAAAAAATATTTTCAAATAAACAAATAGTTGTAATTTTACCTTCTTCAGGAGAACGTTATTTAAGCACAGAATTATTTACTAATTAA
- a CDS encoding undecaprenyl-diphosphate phosphatase yields MINLYQIITSIIIGIIEGITEFLPISSTGHMMIASHYLQTNYDTTKILEIFIQLGSTLAALYFFRQKIVIIIKNKIKHVILSNLPIIFFGLIFYKQIKLLFNLENIIYGLILGGLFLIFSEMFKPKKYIIYNINNISLLQAIIIGIFQILSLYPGFSRSGSTIATALLLGLKKSVAIEFSFIISIPLSIGIFLFEILNNMNNITRTDILISFIGCLSSFVVSMLCIQFLLKILNKTSLIFFGIYRFIISGLIYFLNS; encoded by the coding sequence ATGATTAATTTATATCAAATTATTACTTCAATCATAATTGGTATTATAGAAGGAATAACAGAGTTTCTTCCTATTTCTTCTACAGGACATATGATGATTGCTTCTCATTATTTACAAACTAATTATGATACAACTAAAATATTAGAAATATTTATTCAACTTGGTTCTACATTAGCTGCATTATATTTTTTTCGTCAAAAAATTGTTATCATCATAAAAAATAAAATCAAACACGTTATATTATCAAATTTACCAATAATATTTTTTGGGCTTATATTTTATAAACAAATTAAATTATTATTTAATTTAGAGAATATTATATATGGATTAATATTAGGTGGATTATTTCTAATATTTTCTGAAATGTTTAAACCAAAAAAATATATAATATATAATATTAATAATATTAGTTTATTACAAGCAATTATAATTGGAATCTTTCAAATTCTTTCTTTATATCCTGGTTTTTCGAGATCTGGATCGACTATAGCAACTGCTTTACTATTAGGATTAAAAAAATCAGTCGCAATAGAATTTTCTTTTATAATATCTATTCCATTATCGATTGGAATATTTCTGTTTGAAATATTGAATAACATGAATAATATTACTAGAACAGATATTCTCATTTCATTTATAGGATGTTTAAGTTCTTTTGTAGTATCTATGTTATGCATACAATTTTTATTAAAAATATTAAATAAAACATCGCTAATATTTTTCGGAATATATCGTTTTATAATATCTGGATTAATTTATTTTTTGAATTCATAA
- the tsaD gene encoding tRNA (adenosine(37)-N6)-threonylcarbamoyltransferase complex transferase subunit TsaD: protein MKILGIETSCDDTGIAVYDSQQGLLMNETYHQKKINNIYGGIIPELASRKHIQKIILILSKIFQKYNFAKEIDLIAYTAGPGLVGSLLVGATFACTLGLSLNIPILPVNHMEAHLLSPMLNYKSIKFPFIGLLVSGKHTEIIAAYKFGEYEILGKCLDDAVGEAFDKTAKLLGLQYPGGPELSNLARQGIKKTFFFPRPMIHHSSLNFSFSGLKTFVAKTIKRSNQSIQEKANIARAFEDAVIDVLLIKTKKALKMKKWNRLIIAGGVSANTCLRKKSQDMMRKYFNGKVFYADLEYCTDNGAMIAQIGYMRSKEANNSQLEILVKPKWSINDLSL from the coding sequence ATGAAAATATTAGGTATTGAAACGTCTTGCGACGATACGGGTATAGCTGTTTATGATAGTCAACAAGGTTTATTAATGAATGAAACATATCATCAAAAAAAAATTAATAATATTTATGGAGGTATTATTCCAGAATTAGCATCTAGAAAACATATACAAAAAATCATTTTAATATTAAGCAAAATTTTTCAAAAATATAATTTTGCTAAAGAAATTGATTTAATTGCATATACCGCAGGTCCAGGTTTAGTCGGATCTTTATTAGTAGGAGCAACTTTTGCATGTACATTAGGATTATCTTTAAATATACCGATATTACCTGTAAATCATATGGAAGCACATCTTTTATCACCAATGTTAAACTATAAATCTATTAAATTTCCATTTATTGGATTATTAGTATCAGGTAAACATACAGAAATTATTGCGGCTTATAAATTTGGTGAATATGAAATATTAGGAAAATGTTTAGATGATGCAGTTGGTGAAGCTTTTGATAAAACTGCAAAATTATTAGGACTACAATACCCAGGTGGTCCAGAATTATCGAATTTAGCGCGTCAAGGCATCAAAAAAACATTTTTTTTTCCAAGACCTATGATACACCATTCTAGTTTAAATTTTAGTTTTTCTGGTCTAAAGACTTTTGTAGCCAAAACTATCAAAAGATCTAATCAAAGTATACAAGAAAAAGCAAATATTGCAAGAGCATTTGAAGATGCAGTAATTGACGTATTATTAATTAAAACTAAAAAAGCATTAAAAATGAAAAAATGGAATCGTTTAATTATAGCAGGCGGTGTAAGTGCAAATACTTGTTTGCGTAAAAAATCTCAAGATATGATGCGAAAATATTTTAATGGGAAAGTTTTTTATGCTGATTTAGAGTATTGTACTGATAATGGAGCTATGATTGCTCAAATTGGTTATATGCGCTCAAAAGAAGCTAATAATTCTCAATTAGAAATATTAGTAAAACCAAAATGGTCTATTAATGATCTATCTTTGTAA